The Abyssisolibacter fermentans genome window below encodes:
- a CDS encoding aldo/keto reductase → MQYSKFGKTGLNISKLGFGSMRMPILNENNSEIDEEKSKEMLYYAINNGINYIDTAYNYHEGKSEEFLGRALKDGYRQKIYLATKLPVWKVEKYEDFEMYLDEQLERLKTDYIDFYLLHALGISRWNKIKNLKVFDFIKKAKESGKIKYMGFSFHDKLEAFKEIVDSYNWDFCQIQLNYMDQNYQAGIEGLNYAAAKDIPVIIMEPVKGGKLASNSNEDINKLWNDMPVKRSPAQWALKWLFNNEKVSLVLSGMSELKHVKENIEAADETTQNSLTKKELEIIDKVKGIFDNKTRINCTGCEYCMPCPNNIPIPFLFEDYNNIFLYDDNKGKKRYRKLMDKGCSANSCVECRKCESMCPQNINIVDKLKELHEFYMSN, encoded by the coding sequence ATGCAGTACAGTAAGTTTGGTAAAACAGGTCTTAACATTTCTAAACTAGGTTTTGGTAGTATGAGAATGCCAATATTGAATGAGAATAATTCTGAAATTGATGAAGAAAAATCCAAAGAAATGCTGTATTATGCAATTAATAACGGAATCAATTATATTGATACAGCTTATAATTACCACGAAGGAAAAAGTGAAGAGTTTTTAGGGAGAGCGCTAAAAGATGGTTATAGACAAAAAATTTACTTAGCAACTAAGCTTCCAGTATGGAAAGTAGAAAAATACGAAGATTTCGAAATGTATCTTGACGAACAATTGGAGAGATTAAAAACAGATTATATTGATTTTTATTTGCTACATGCATTAGGCATTTCAAGATGGAATAAAATTAAAAATTTAAAAGTATTCGATTTTATTAAGAAAGCTAAAGAATCAGGAAAGATAAAATATATGGGGTTTTCTTTCCATGATAAGTTAGAGGCATTTAAAGAAATAGTTGACAGCTATAATTGGGATTTTTGTCAGATACAATTAAATTACATGGATCAAAATTATCAAGCTGGTATAGAAGGTTTAAATTATGCAGCGGCTAAGGATATACCAGTGATAATAATGGAACCTGTAAAGGGCGGTAAGCTAGCTTCTAATTCTAATGAAGATATAAACAAACTATGGAACGATATGCCAGTAAAAAGAAGTCCTGCACAGTGGGCGTTAAAGTGGCTTTTTAATAATGAAAAGGTATCACTAGTGTTGAGTGGAATGAGTGAATTGAAACATGTAAAAGAAAACATAGAGGCAGCTGATGAGACAACACAAAACTCATTAACCAAAAAAGAGCTTGAAATAATAGATAAAGTAAAAGGAATATTTGATAATAAAACTAGAATAAATTGTACAGGATGTGAGTATTGTATGCCTTGTCCTAATAATATACCTATACCGTTTTTATTTGAAGACTATAATAATATCTTTTTATATGATGACAATAAAGGAAAAAAAAGGTATAGAAAATTAATGGACAAGGGTTGTAGTGCTAATTCATGTGTGGAATGTAGAAAATGTGAGAGCATGTGTCCACAAAACATAAATATAGTTGACAAATTAAAAGAACTTCATGAGTTTTATATGTCTAACTAG
- a CDS encoding sensor domain-containing diguanylate cyclase, whose translation MSIGIRKRLAIYIVIVSLIPLLIIGSFGYLSNRATLESYEQDKIHNLFKETREQLIKFFIRARKDTQLLADITEYQVAFNAKQDDIVLDHLKRIYYSFSKQHIDYDKIKFIDTEGKEIINIYKDTTISYISDKQYTFSNMNMQDLLKLKDKEVYITNNYVENEKDFLGFFKPVVDIISPVYIDEEINGYVVITVNLKSVLKELENTMFRSGKGELILVDHNGNYLLHPIKEKEIFFSNNKGLNTNIYSDIPKIASKVMSDDSKGTMYIGNKMFLWQSETLHILGNRRVGMLYTIDIDIYRKPLDRFKNIFIIVLLIAIVALIIIGHFFSKMFTNPIYKIMNAVNDIGNGNFNVNIDIDRNNELCSLSIEITEMACQLQKMYLNMESIVDERTKELNDAKTELEKMVIKDPLTNLYNRHYFNKFVKKIYKEVSNCANKFVFIMLDVNSFKYINDVYGHNVGDIVLVELANILKNSARKDDIVIRYGGDEFLIVLNSGKKEAAFKFIERVNNKIDDWSKISNVLDYRMSISTGYDIYDGSIDILDSIDKADKMMYKNKMINRKK comes from the coding sequence ATGAGTATTGGAATAAGAAAAAGACTGGCTATTTATATTGTAATAGTATCTCTAATTCCTCTTTTAATAATTGGGAGCTTCGGATATTTAAGCAATAGAGCAACTCTAGAAAGTTATGAACAAGATAAGATTCATAATTTGTTCAAAGAAACGAGGGAACAATTAATCAAATTCTTTATAAGGGCTCGAAAGGATACTCAATTATTAGCTGACATTACAGAGTATCAAGTTGCATTTAATGCTAAGCAAGATGATATAGTATTAGACCATTTGAAAAGAATCTATTACTCATTTTCAAAACAACATATTGATTATGACAAAATTAAATTTATAGATACTGAGGGTAAAGAAATAATAAATATTTACAAAGACACAACTATTTCATATATTTCAGATAAACAATATACTTTTAGTAATATGAATATGCAGGATTTATTAAAATTAAAAGATAAAGAAGTATATATTACTAATAATTATGTAGAAAATGAAAAAGATTTTTTAGGATTTTTCAAACCGGTAGTAGATATAATTAGTCCAGTGTATATTGATGAAGAAATTAATGGATATGTTGTCATAACTGTCAATTTAAAATCTGTATTAAAAGAATTGGAAAACACAATGTTTAGAAGTGGGAAAGGAGAACTTATACTAGTTGATCATAATGGAAATTACCTTCTACATCCGATTAAAGAGAAAGAAATTTTTTTTAGTAATAATAAAGGGCTAAATACTAATATTTATTCAGATATTCCTAAAATTGCATCGAAAGTTATGTCGGATGATTCAAAGGGTACTATGTATATTGGCAATAAAATGTTTTTATGGCAGTCAGAAACATTACATATTCTAGGAAATAGGCGTGTAGGGATGTTATATACAATAGATATTGACATATATAGAAAACCATTAGATAGGTTCAAAAATATATTTATCATTGTATTGCTTATAGCAATAGTAGCATTAATAATTATTGGACATTTTTTTTCAAAGATGTTTACTAATCCGATATATAAAATAATGAATGCGGTAAATGATATAGGTAATGGTAATTTTAATGTTAATATTGATATAGATAGAAATAATGAGTTATGTTCTTTGTCAATAGAGATAACAGAAATGGCGTGTCAACTACAGAAAATGTATTTAAATATGGAATCTATAGTAGATGAACGAACTAAAGAACTGAATGATGCAAAAACAGAACTTGAAAAAATGGTTATAAAAGACCCTTTAACTAATTTGTATAACAGACATTATTTTAATAAATTCGTGAAAAAAATATATAAAGAAGTATCCAATTGTGCTAATAAGTTTGTTTTTATAATGTTAGATGTTAACAGCTTCAAATATATAAATGATGTTTATGGTCACAACGTTGGAGATATAGTATTAGTTGAATTAGCAAATATATTGAAAAACTCAGCAAGGAAGGACGATATCGTTATAAGATATGGGGGAGATGAATTCTTAATAGTTTTAAATAGCGGCAAAAAAGAGGCGGCATTTAAGTTTATAGAAAGAGTTAATAACAAAATTGACGATTGGAGTAAAATTAGTAATGTGCTTGATTATAGAATGAGTATAAGTACGGGTTATGACATATATGATGGAAGTATTGACATATTAGATTCAATTGATAAAGCTGATAAAATGATGTATAAGAATAAGATGATAAATAGAAAGAAGTAA
- a CDS encoding FeoA family protein yields the protein MKSKEIPLYKLAIGKTAMVKKIICDGYSRRRLLDLGITKNSTIKAERKSPSSNPIAYNIRGSIIALRNEEAKNIIVIPLNL from the coding sequence ATGAAATCAAAAGAAATACCGCTATATAAGCTAGCTATAGGAAAAACTGCTATGGTTAAAAAAATTATATGTGATGGCTATTCCAGAAGAAGATTATTAGATTTAGGTATTACAAAAAATTCGACTATTAAAGCTGAAAGAAAAAGTCCGTCATCAAATCCTATTGCTTACAACATTCGTGGATCTATAATAGCTTTAAGAAATGAAGAGGCTAAGAATATCATAGTCATACCATTAAATCTATAA
- a CDS encoding metal-dependent transcriptional regulator, translating into MLSPSLEDYLEEVYRLSFTKKEIRIKDIAKCLNVSNPSVVKGLKKLHEGKYILYVPYEKIKLLDKGNKEGKFLFERNKLLRKFIVTIGSNSDENKEAEAMEHYLTIDTIKCIEKLLLFFHAYPEIYNYFKQYEFKSRFD; encoded by the coding sequence ATGCTATCACCTAGTCTTGAAGATTATTTAGAAGAAGTATATAGGTTGTCTTTTACGAAAAAAGAAATTAGAATTAAAGACATTGCTAAATGCTTAAATGTCTCAAATCCTTCAGTAGTTAAAGGATTAAAAAAACTTCATGAGGGTAAATACATATTATATGTTCCTTATGAAAAAATTAAATTATTGGATAAAGGTAATAAAGAAGGGAAGTTCTTATTTGAGAGAAATAAACTTTTGCGCAAATTTATTGTGACTATAGGATCAAATAGTGATGAAAACAAAGAAGCTGAAGCAATGGAGCATTATTTAACGATAGATACGATTAAATGTATAGAAAAATTATTATTATTTTTTCATGCGTATCCCGAAATTTATAATTATTTTAAACAATATGAATTTAAAAGCAGATTTGATTAA
- a CDS encoding manganese efflux pump — protein sequence MTNLELLSISIALALDASGVSFSIGFDKKINRTNAKWYIFSFAFFQFLFSFIGGFCGSVINKFFFRIPNYTGGIILIILGIFMILGLFSKNENINVMKWYMIIVLGISVSIDALLVGFSVFYSLSITYLFIYSSLIGLVTAILSAISFNISRYMKSFPLIQSKSDLISGSILIIIGAKMIIF from the coding sequence TTGACAAATTTAGAACTTCTATCAATTTCTATAGCTCTTGCTCTTGATGCTTCTGGAGTATCATTTTCTATAGGATTTGATAAAAAAATAAATAGAACTAATGCAAAATGGTATATTTTTAGTTTTGCTTTTTTCCAATTTTTATTTTCTTTTATTGGAGGTTTTTGCGGATCTGTTATTAATAAATTCTTTTTCAGAATACCAAATTATACTGGAGGAATAATACTTATTATTCTTGGAATTTTCATGATTTTAGGACTTTTTTCTAAAAACGAAAATATAAATGTAATGAAATGGTATATGATTATCGTTCTTGGAATATCGGTAAGTATTGATGCGTTATTAGTTGGTTTTTCTGTTTTTTATTCACTATCAATTACTTATTTATTTATTTACAGCAGCTTAATAGGATTAGTTACAGCCATCTTATCTGCTATATCATTCAATATATCACGATATATGAAAAGTTTTCCTTTAATTCAAAGCAAAAGTGACTTAATCAGTGGAAGCATATTAATTATTATTGGAGCTAAAATGATTATTTTCTAA
- a CDS encoding alpha/beta-type small acid-soluble spore protein, with translation MAYGNSGRNGIVVPEARQALNQMKTEIATELGLTNYEAMDKGNLTARENGYVGGYMTKRLVEQAQRNLSGK, from the coding sequence ATGGCATATGGTAATTCAGGTAGAAATGGTATAGTTGTTCCAGAAGCTCGTCAAGCATTAAATCAAATGAAAACTGAGATAGCAACTGAGCTTGGCTTAACAAACTATGAAGCAATGGATAAAGGAAATTTAACTGCAAGAGAAAATGGTTATGTAGGTGGATACATGACTAAAAGATTAGTTGAGCAAGCACAAAGAAATTTAAGTGGTAAATAA
- a CDS encoding ferritin yields MISEKLFNALNEQINYEFESAHIYLAMAAYCADQDLDGFANFFIVQAEEERFHAMKFYNFVNEMGGRVTLRALTGPINDFESLLDVFETALKHEKSVTKRIYNLMDIANEEKEYATGSVLRWFIDEQVEEEATMTGIIKKLQRLKDNSHGIFMLDSEMSQRTFTPPTE; encoded by the coding sequence ATGATTTCGGAAAAATTATTTAATGCATTAAATGAACAAATTAATTATGAATTTGAATCTGCACATATCTACTTAGCTATGGCAGCATATTGTGCAGATCAAGATTTAGATGGATTTGCAAATTTCTTTATAGTTCAAGCAGAAGAAGAGCGATTTCATGCAATGAAATTTTATAACTTTGTTAATGAAATGGGAGGTAGAGTTACTTTAAGAGCTCTTACAGGACCCATAAATGATTTTGAATCATTACTAGATGTTTTTGAGACAGCTTTAAAGCACGAAAAATCTGTTACAAAGAGAATATATAATTTAATGGATATAGCTAATGAAGAAAAAGAATATGCAACAGGAAGTGTGCTAAGGTGGTTTATAGACGAGCAAGTTGAAGAGGAAGCTACCATGACAGGTATAATCAAAAAACTTCAAAGACTTAAAGATAATAGTCACGGTATATTTATGTTGGATTCTGAAATGAGTCAAAGAACTTTTACACCGCCTACAGAATAA
- a CDS encoding L,D-transpeptidase family protein — MFCIRRSLILLCFIFSLTVIIIGNKILHISLTKTSTNSNEFLEIVLDEIEKKRINQKDLGILVDVDYNILYLMDINNNILIKKYTVATGKYNTPTPLGTFKIIQKCKWGAGFGTRWMKLNVPWGQYGIHGTDKPYSIGYSSSHGCVRMKNNDIEELYDIVVYNTPVILFKGQYGPFGNGFRIIKPGDKGSDVLEVQKRLKLKGYYNGLLDGVYGDGLKRALHKFLKDNNLKESDWIVHSIYKMLEIEIMD, encoded by the coding sequence GTGTTTTGTATAAGAAGAAGCTTAATTTTATTATGTTTTATATTTAGTTTAACAGTTATAATAATTGGTAATAAAATATTGCATATCTCTTTAACTAAAACATCTACTAATAGTAATGAATTTTTAGAAATTGTACTAGATGAAATAGAAAAAAAAAGAATCAATCAAAAAGATTTAGGTATTTTAGTTGATGTTGATTATAATATTTTGTATCTAATGGATATAAATAATAATATTTTAATAAAAAAATATACAGTAGCTACAGGTAAATATAATACACCAACTCCACTTGGAACATTTAAAATAATTCAAAAATGCAAATGGGGAGCTGGATTTGGTACTAGATGGATGAAATTAAATGTACCTTGGGGACAATATGGAATACATGGAACGGATAAACCATATTCAATAGGATACAGCTCTTCTCATGGATGTGTGAGGATGAAAAATAATGATATAGAAGAGTTGTATGATATAGTTGTATATAATACTCCCGTTATTCTATTTAAAGGGCAATATGGACCTTTTGGTAATGGATTTCGAATAATTAAACCGGGTGATAAAGGTTCAGATGTACTAGAAGTACAAAAAAGACTGAAACTCAAAGGTTATTATAATGGTTTATTAGATGGAGTATATGGGGATGGTTTAAAAAGAGCATTACATAAATTTTTAAAAGACAATAATTTGAAAGAATCTGATTGGATAGTTCATAGCATATATAAAATGCTTGAAATTGAAATAATGGACTAA
- a CDS encoding DNA-3-methyladenine glycosylase — MRLGVDFYQQNAVTLARQLIGKTLVRKIENSYIKCRIVETEAYCGPEDKACHAYNNKRTNRTQVMFKNGGIVYIYMIYGMYYCLNIVANKEGKPEAVLIRAVEPLDNIDIIRENRKIKTNKNYLLTNGPGKLCNALKIDKTFNGYDLIKGGELFILSSNKECNIVETKRINIDYAQEYKDKLWRFYIKDNKFISKK, encoded by the coding sequence GTGAGATTAGGAGTTGATTTTTATCAGCAAAATGCTGTTACTTTAGCTAGACAATTAATAGGTAAAACTTTAGTAAGAAAGATAGAGAATTCATATATAAAATGTAGAATTGTAGAAACTGAAGCATACTGTGGTCCAGAAGATAAAGCTTGCCATGCTTATAATAATAAAAGAACCAATAGAACACAGGTAATGTTTAAAAATGGGGGTATTGTGTATATATACATGATTTATGGAATGTATTATTGTTTAAATATTGTTGCAAATAAGGAAGGTAAACCAGAGGCTGTTCTTATAAGGGCAGTTGAACCCTTAGATAATATTGATATAATAAGAGAAAATAGGAAAATAAAAACAAATAAAAATTATTTACTTACAAATGGACCGGGTAAACTATGTAATGCATTAAAAATCGATAAAACATTTAATGGATATGACTTAATAAAAGGCGGCGAATTATTTATATTAAGTTCTAATAAAGAATGTAATATAGTAGAAACAAAACGAATAAATATTGATTATGCACAAGAATATAAAGATAAACTTTGGCGGTTTTATATAAAGGATAATAAATTCATATCTAAAAAATAA
- a CDS encoding TlpA family protein disulfide reductase translates to MKKILLVLFIITSIAVLSACSSSQDNNNVNDNSVSEEENPIAGKVIASFNTKNLEGNDVTNDIFKNYKVTMINIWGTYCGPCINEMPDLQKLYEYSKDKDINLIGIVGDIGLGQDTEPALDVVQKTGVKYTNILPDKVIYDDVLVNYQYVPVTIFVDSNGKILKEFKIGSGTYEAYKNLIDDISEGY, encoded by the coding sequence ATGAAGAAAATTTTATTAGTTTTATTTATTATCACAAGTATAGCTGTTTTATCAGCATGTTCATCTAGTCAAGATAATAATAATGTCAATGATAATAGTGTTAGTGAAGAAGAGAACCCAATTGCAGGGAAAGTCATAGCGTCTTTTAATACTAAGAATTTAGAAGGTAATGATGTAACAAATGATATTTTTAAAAATTATAAAGTAACTATGATTAATATATGGGGAACATACTGTGGACCATGTATTAATGAGATGCCTGATTTACAAAAATTATACGAGTATTCTAAAGATAAAGATATAAATTTGATTGGTATAGTTGGAGATATTGGTTTAGGACAAGATACAGAACCTGCATTAGATGTTGTACAAAAAACAGGTGTTAAATATACAAATATTTTACCTGATAAAGTTATTTATGATGATGTACTTGTAAATTATCAATATGTTCCAGTTACTATTTTTGTAGATTCAAATGGCAAAATTTTAAAAGAATTTAAAATAGGCAGTGGTACATACGAAGCTTACAAAAATTTGATAGATGATATTTCTGAAGGTTATTAA
- a CDS encoding peptidoglycan D,D-transpeptidase FtsI family protein — protein sequence MKGIKGIKFRIYIMSIGLLLITLIMIGRLGYLQLIKGDELKIMAATQQTKDVKIAPKRGRIYDRNKKILATSLKLYTIRCRMVDVKAEEKESHAEIISEILEMDKDEVLKMLLSDKNWVEIKRWVEKEQADLLRSKKLDGIIIDEEYKRYYPRDNFAAQLIGNTNRDNFGEYGIERSCEEYLAGIPGRSIKIVDNRGNELPYGNKKIYDSVEGEDIVLTIDERIQHIADSAAQKALVETKAKRTCILIMDPNNGKILAMANKPDFNPNNRQKIYYDINNPWQNLDETKLKEINDMEWSKKQNILYQMWKNYSISGIHEPGSTFKIITWATAIEENVVKSGEKFLCDGYVKQVKGNIKCWRYRNPHGEQTLMEGFENSCNEVSCELALRLKKEKFCKYISAFGFGKKTNIDLPGEEYGLIQNVKGINDVELATMSFGQGICVTPIQMLNAVCAVVNGGNLMKPGVIERVENRQGETIYSFSPEVVKKVISKDTSKKMRTFLQAAVEEGTGKKAYIRGYNIGGKTGTAQKIVDGKYKDGYYIASFAGAAPIDNPQIAILVMIDEPGIEENHGGTLAAPIAGQVIEKVLNYLNK from the coding sequence ATGAAGGGAATTAAAGGTATAAAATTTAGAATATATATTATGTCTATAGGTTTATTGTTAATTACATTAATAATGATAGGGAGACTTGGTTATTTACAGTTAATAAAAGGTGATGAACTGAAAATAATGGCAGCTACTCAGCAAACTAAAGATGTAAAAATAGCACCAAAAAGAGGACGTATTTATGATAGGAACAAAAAAATACTTGCTACTAGTCTTAAACTATATACTATAAGATGCAGGATGGTTGATGTAAAAGCTGAGGAGAAAGAAAGTCATGCTGAAATTATATCGGAAATACTAGAAATGGATAAAGATGAAGTTTTAAAGATGCTTTTAAGTGATAAAAATTGGGTGGAGATAAAAAGATGGGTAGAAAAAGAACAAGCTGATTTACTTAGAAGTAAAAAGCTTGATGGAATAATTATTGATGAAGAATATAAAAGGTATTATCCAAGAGATAATTTTGCGGCTCAACTTATAGGAAATACTAATAGAGATAATTTTGGTGAATATGGTATTGAAAGATCTTGTGAAGAATATTTAGCTGGTATACCAGGTAGAAGCATCAAAATAGTTGACAATAGAGGTAATGAATTACCATATGGTAATAAGAAAATATATGACTCTGTAGAAGGTGAAGATATTGTATTAACAATTGATGAACGTATTCAACATATTGCTGATAGTGCAGCACAAAAAGCCTTGGTTGAAACTAAAGCTAAAAGAACATGTATTTTAATTATGGATCCAAACAATGGTAAGATTTTAGCAATGGCTAACAAACCTGATTTTAATCCTAACAATAGACAAAAAATCTATTACGATATTAATAATCCATGGCAGAATTTAGATGAAACTAAGTTGAAAGAGATAAATGATATGGAATGGAGTAAAAAGCAAAATATTCTTTATCAAATGTGGAAGAATTATTCTATATCTGGTATACATGAACCTGGGTCAACATTTAAAATCATAACTTGGGCAACTGCTATTGAAGAGAATGTTGTAAAAAGTGGTGAAAAATTCTTATGTGATGGTTATGTTAAGCAAGTTAAAGGAAATATAAAATGTTGGAGATATAGAAATCCACATGGAGAACAAACGTTAATGGAAGGTTTTGAAAATTCTTGTAATGAGGTTTCATGTGAGCTTGCATTAAGACTTAAAAAAGAAAAGTTTTGTAAATATATTTCTGCTTTTGGTTTTGGCAAAAAAACAAATATAGATTTACCTGGAGAAGAATATGGTTTGATTCAAAATGTGAAAGGTATAAATGATGTAGAATTAGCTACAATGTCTTTTGGACAAGGTATTTGTGTTACCCCTATACAAATGTTAAATGCTGTTTGTGCAGTTGTTAATGGAGGTAATCTTATGAAGCCGGGAGTTATTGAAAGAGTTGAAAATAGACAAGGTGAAACTATATATTCGTTTTCGCCTGAAGTAGTAAAAAAAGTTATATCAAAAGATACATCTAAAAAAATGAGAACATTTTTACAAGCAGCAGTTGAAGAAGGAACAGGGAAAAAAGCATATATTAGAGGATATAATATAGGTGGGAAGACAGGTACTGCACAGAAAATAGTAGATGGAAAATACAAGGATGGTTATTATATTGCTTCTTTTGCTGGGGCTGCTCCTATTGATAATCCTCAAATTGCAATTTTAGTTATGATTGATGAGCCGGGAATAGAAGAAAATCATGGAGGAACATTAGCGGCACCAATAGCTGGTCAAGTAATTGAGAAAGTACTAAATTATTTAAATAAATAA
- the thpR gene encoding RNA 2',3'-cyclic phosphodiesterase — translation MRVFYAITFTEDIKDYIYEKLNIVRENSMSGNFTRRNNLHLTMKFIGDVNYKQFEDLKHVLDIVVSKNENFTMNLSNVGVFKRGVKNIPWIGVKNYKKLQKLVGDLEDELSTLGYAKENRPYIPHITFGRNVVFDSNFDYEDVKIENKVIDVNSIALMESKRENGLLIYEPLYINILE, via the coding sequence ATGAGAGTTTTTTATGCTATTACTTTTACAGAAGATATTAAAGATTATATTTATGAAAAGCTTAATATTGTTCGTGAGAATAGTATGTCAGGAAATTTTACTAGAAGGAATAATTTGCATCTTACTATGAAATTTATAGGTGATGTTAACTATAAACAGTTTGAAGATTTAAAACATGTATTAGATATTGTCGTATCAAAAAATGAAAATTTTACAATGAATCTAAGTAATGTAGGTGTATTTAAAAGAGGTGTTAAGAATATTCCATGGATAGGTGTAAAGAACTATAAAAAACTTCAAAAACTAGTTGGAGATTTAGAAGATGAGCTATCTACACTTGGTTATGCAAAAGAAAATAGACCATATATACCTCATATAACATTTGGTAGAAATGTTGTTTTTGATAGTAATTTTGATTATGAAGATGTGAAAATTGAAAATAAAGTCATAGATGTTAATTCTATAGCTCTAATGGAAAGCAAAAGGGAAAATGGGTTGTTAATTTATGAACCTTTATATATAAACATACTTGAATAA
- a CDS encoding AzlC family ABC transporter permease translates to MKCSFKDGVIDSIPIVIGFVPIAMTFGILAKNADITMFHCILFSVLVFAGASQFIALNLILLGAGIGEIVLTTFLVNFRHFLMSASLTTKITKDMKKWSPFIAFGITDEVFSVASFKKGTLTKQYIISLELLAYSAWVSGTVLGYLVGGILPKIIKASMGIALYAMFVAILIPEAKKSIKPIILAGLSGIINSICIYFLTLPQGWSIVISIVLTSFIGLFLFKEEEEAVYE, encoded by the coding sequence ATGAAATGTAGCTTTAAAGATGGAGTCATTGATAGTATCCCAATAGTTATTGGTTTTGTTCCTATAGCAATGACATTTGGAATTTTAGCAAAAAATGCAGATATTACAATGTTTCATTGTATTTTATTTTCTGTACTTGTATTCGCAGGTGCAAGTCAATTTATAGCATTGAATTTAATACTTTTAGGTGCTGGAATAGGTGAAATTGTTCTAACAACATTTTTGGTAAATTTTAGACATTTTTTAATGAGTGCATCACTTACAACAAAGATAACAAAAGATATGAAAAAATGGAGCCCTTTCATTGCATTTGGTATAACAGACGAGGTTTTTTCTGTTGCATCATTTAAGAAAGGGACACTAACAAAGCAATATATAATATCCCTTGAATTATTAGCTTACTCTGCTTGGGTTAGTGGAACAGTACTAGGGTATTTAGTTGGAGGAATACTCCCTAAAATTATTAAAGCTAGTATGGGAATAGCATTATATGCAATGTTTGTTGCAATTTTGATTCCAGAAGCAAAAAAGTCAATTAAACCTATAATATTAGCAGGTTTATCAGGTATTATAAATTCTATATGTATATATTTCCTAACTTTACCTCAAGGTTGGAGTATCGTCATCTCCATTGTATTAACATCATTTATAGGATTATTTTTATTTAAAGAAGAGGAGGAAGCAGTATATGAATAA
- a CDS encoding AzlD domain-containing protein: MNNQILLILGMMLVTYIPRLLPFIMASEKKLPVKLNKFLQFIPYTALGALIIPEVFSAIPEMPLASLLGIGFSFVYGWYKGGIIIPVLGSILVSFLTLLMYNSFVF; this comes from the coding sequence ATGAATAATCAGATATTATTAATTTTAGGTATGATGCTTGTAACTTATATACCAAGATTACTTCCTTTTATCATGGCTTCTGAAAAAAAATTGCCTGTGAAATTGAATAAATTTTTGCAATTTATTCCGTACACAGCTTTAGGTGCATTGATTATTCCAGAGGTATTTTCTGCTATCCCAGAAATGCCTCTAGCTTCATTATTAGGAATAGGATTCTCTTTTGTTTATGGATGGTATAAAGGTGGAATAATAATACCAGTATTAGGTTCAATACTAGTATCTTTTCTAACGCTTTTAATGTATAATAGCTTTGTTTTTTAA